The region GGCCTGCGGGTGTGTCGGAGGCTGGAAGGGGTGCTGTGGCTGCACCACGTAGATCTGCTGGTTGGCCGGCGGCGCCGGCACATGACCTCCCGTGGTTGTGTAAATGTTGGTCATGGGTACAGGCGTCTGTGGGGTGTGGGGGCGTGATGGATTCGGAGTGCTGGGTCCGCGGGGTGTGAACGGCTTGGCAGACGGGTTGAGCACATGTGGCTTCTTCACCACCGGCGTGGTTCCGCTGGCACCACCAGTAACAGTGACCGTGCCAGTGGCCACCGTCGTGGAGCTGCTCGTCGCACTGGAGGCAGCCGGGGTGGACTTGTCGGATCCAGCGCCGGCAATCACCCCCGTTGTGGGCGTACTGGCTATGCCAGTGGgcgtggtggtgctgctgctcggTGCCGGTGATACTTCCGGCTTGGGTGTGGCCAGCTGCTgaggctgttgctgctgctgctgctggaccACTGGCATGGGCTGTGGCGGCGGCTGCTCCAACAGAACGGGCGAGGTAATCACCACCGGCGAAGTCTGCGGCGGTGGCATTGTATGGTAAATGGGCAGCGGCTGTTGCGATGGATCCTGTAccagctgcggcggcggctgctgcaCTTGggcctgctgctggtgctgcttgGACACATGCTGATGCTGGGCATCCACCAACTGCTGCTGTTGGGCCTTCTGTTGCAAGTGGAGCGgcacatgttgctgctggggagGCGGCGCCTGTTGGGGCTGCTGCTGAGGCACATAGTGTGGCTGTGAGAGAGGCGCCTGGTGCAAGTGCGTCGGCGGCACTTGGTGCATGACCACGTGTTGCtgttgcggctgctgctgctgctgcggggGCGAAGCAGACTGCTGCAATGctcgctgttgctgctgctgtacttgttgctgttgctgctgtacttgctgctgctgctgctgctgtggttgctgctgctggggcggTGAAGTGTTGCTGGGGGCCAGCTGGAAGTCCTGGCCAAATTGTCGCAGCTCCTGCACCTGGTTATCGCGCGTCCGCACCTGACGCGCCGGTTGTGTGTTCTGCCCTTGTGTCTGTATGTTCtgatgctgctgttgctgcggcggctgttgttgctgctgctgttgctgcggcaCTCCAGTTTGCAGCGGAGGCGAGTTACTGTTCTGCCCCGGATGGCCACCATGGGAGCCGTGCATGGGCTTGCCCAGCGACTGCGGCTCTCCGCCGTAATTAAGCGACGAATTGCTCTGAGTACCCTGGTACTGGCGCATCTGGCGCTGGGGCAGCGGCTTATTGGCATTGGCGTTCGAATCGCCATTCAGCTTGTTTGCGCCGCCCATGTGAGATTGGTTGCGGTACTGAGAAGACCTGTTGGCACACGAAAGTAAGTATTTGTTGGCTAGACCAAAAAGGTGATTCCAACTTACCCATGCATGATCTGCGCGTTACCCTGGTAGGAGTACTGACTCGGCATGCCCATCGACGGCTGGTAGCCGCCTTTGCTCTGACCCACTGAGTTTCCGTTGCCGCCCTGCGACACGGGGACATTACTGCCGCCTGTAGGCACATTGTTGCGCATCACCTTGCCGCCCTGGGGCACAGTCTTGCGCTTCACCATCGAACCGCCGCCATACTTGCTGGACGTGTCCGTGGCCGCATTGGCCGATGGGGCCGGACCCGCGCCCTTCAGGCCACCGGCCAGCATCAGAGCTGCCGTGGACTGCGTGGAGACGCCTTGACCCGCCCCGCCGCCCATGCCGCCACCCTGCATCATCAGGCTGCCATCGCCGCGTGTGTCGCGATCGCGGTTGCTGCTCTGCGAGGACATGCCAACATGTGATAGCTGCGGTCCGGTGATGCTGCGCGTCTGCTTGGTGATGTACCGGTCGCTGCTCATGGTCTCCCGCAGCTGGAAGTCTGCGGCGCCACGGGGCTTGTTGCCGCGATCACGGTCACGGTCCCTGTCTCGCTCCTCGCGCTCCCTTTCCCGATCGTTGCGTTCGCGGTCGCCCCGATCTCCGCGTTGTTGCTCCTGCTCGGCCGACGGACGCTCTACGGCCGCGAAAGCCGCCTCCTCGTCACCGTTCTCCAGGTCCAGACGGTCGCGGCACGTCGGATTATTTTCGATCTCGGCGGCCAGCTTTTCGGCCTTGGCCTCGGCCTCCTTAAACTCCTGCGAGTCGCCCTTGTCCAGCGGTACCGTGTACGAGGCCAGAGAGTCATCGAATGTGGAGGTCACGCCAAACGTGTTCTCGTTCTTGCGGAACATCTCATTGGGGTCCCAGCCGTTGGCGGCGCTATCCAGTTCTATGTCAATGTCGCCATTGGCGCCGGAGTCCCACGGTTCCAGTTCCTTCTCGTCAAGGCGCGCACCTATAAAAATAGATATTATTAAGTGTTAAGCTTtcgaatatattaatttaagccGGAACTCACCGTTGCATTTGTCAGAGATGGCGCCATCCGTCTGAAAAGCTCCAGCGGTGGCGTACTGCGAGTCAAAGTCCTTGGCCACGATGGTCACCACGGTGTCGAGTGGGAATATAATGTGTTTTGGCACCTTGCCCTCATCCGGCAGATTCTTGGACTTTATGCACGCCGGTAGCTCCAGTGCGATGTCAAAGTTGCCCGAGAATGTGCGGAATACGCCCTCGTAGATGTTGCCCGACCGCAGGCGCACCTCCACCACGCTGCCCACCAGCGCCGTGGCCGAGTGCATGAAATACGTGTTGTTGTAGACGCCCTGCGCCAGCGGACGCAATGCACCGCCTCCGTTCCCGCCTCCTGCACCTGCCTTGTTGTTGGCGGGCCTCAGGCTGTTGTCGTTGGAGTTGTATCTGCGAAAAGGCGGGGAGAAGCAAGGAGAAGCGTTCAGTTCAGCGCACGGGTTAAACTATTCGTTAGCGTTGCGGTTTGACGGCGGTCGAAGACCGACTGAAATTGCAAATTCGATGGCATTCAGGCACGCTGGCGAGCCGATATCGATTCGCTCGCAAACTTTGACCTGACCCCGCATCCCGCCACCCCTGCGAGCGCAGTGGTGTCGGTTTGCCTTGTGTTTGTGCATTTTAGCTCATCTTTTTTTAGTACCAGCAAGATACACTATTTGAAAGTGGGCAAACAAAGACTATTCGGGGAATCACCTTTCTGAAGACGAAGTC is a window of Drosophila biarmipes strain raj3 chromosome 3R, RU_DBia_V1.1, whole genome shotgun sequence DNA encoding:
- the LOC108026237 gene encoding ataxin-2 homolog isoform X1, translated to MNNNSKRKTRPTGGGGGGGGAGGGIARYNSNDNSLRPANNKAGAGGGNGGGALRPLAQGVYNNTYFMHSATALVGSVVEVRLRSGNIYEGVFRTFSGNFDIALELPACIKSKNLPDEGKVPKHIIFPLDTVVTIVAKDFDSQYATAGAFQTDGAISDKCNGARLDEKELEPWDSGANGDIDIELDSAANGWDPNEMFRKNENTFGVTSTFDDSLASYTVPLDKGDSQEFKEAEAKAEKLAAEIENNPTCRDRLDLENGDEEAAFAAVERPSAEQEQQRGDRGDRERNDREREREERDRDRDRDRGNKPRGAADFQLRETMSSDRYITKQTRSITGPQLSHVGMSSQSSNRDRDTRGDGSLMMQGGGMGGGAGQGVSTQSTAALMLAGGLKGAGPAPSANAATDTSSKYGGGSMVKRKTVPQGGKVMRNNVPTGGSNVPVSQGGNGNSVGQSKGGYQPSMGMPSQYSYQGNAQIMHGSSQYRNQSHMGGANKLNGDSNANANKPLPQRQMRQYQGTQSNSSLNYGGEPQSLGKPMHGSHGGHPGQNSNSPPLQTGVPQQQQQQQQPPQQQQHQNIQTQGQNTQPARQVRTRDNQVQELRQFGQDFQLAPSNTSPPQQQQPQQQQQQQVQQQQQQVQQQQQRALQQSASPPQQQQQPQQQHVVMHQVPPTHLHQAPLSQPHYVPQQQPQQAPPPQQQHVPLHLQQKAQQQQLVDAQHQHVSKQHQQQAQVQQPPPQLVQDPSQQPLPIYHTMPPPQTSPVVITSPVLLEQPPPQPMPVVQQQQQQQPQQLATPKPEVSPAPSSSTTTPTGIASTPTTGVIAGAGSDKSTPAASSATSSSTTVATGTVTVTGGASGTTPVVKKPHVLNPSAKPFTPRGPSTPNPSRPHTPQTPVPMTNIYTTTGGHVPAPPANQQIYVVQPQHPFQPPTHPQAGQPPRLRRGNYPPMAASQMHVSASAATGQPLITTGPIQQFIQYGHAPHQQQYQSHTYAPMQMRVYQDQPQQLQFMTQTPQSTTPSPGQPHQQFHPPPQPSPAGGGPQQAYTPPTQAYQFMCLHPQSLIANHYFPPPTPQHPQQNQQQYQIVMQQHQPQ
- the LOC108026237 gene encoding ataxin-2 homolog isoform X2 is translated as MHSATALVGSVVEVRLRSGNIYEGVFRTFSGNFDIALELPACIKSKNLPDEGKVPKHIIFPLDTVVTIVAKDFDSQYATAGAFQTDGAISDKCNGARLDEKELEPWDSGANGDIDIELDSAANGWDPNEMFRKNENTFGVTSTFDDSLASYTVPLDKGDSQEFKEAEAKAEKLAAEIENNPTCRDRLDLENGDEEAAFAAVERPSAEQEQQRGDRGDRERNDREREREERDRDRDRDRGNKPRGAADFQLRETMSSDRYITKQTRSITGPQLSHVGMSSQSSNRDRDTRGDGSLMMQGGGMGGGAGQGVSTQSTAALMLAGGLKGAGPAPSANAATDTSSKYGGGSMVKRKTVPQGGKVMRNNVPTGGSNVPVSQGGNGNSVGQSKGGYQPSMGMPSQYSYQGNAQIMHGSSQYRNQSHMGGANKLNGDSNANANKPLPQRQMRQYQGTQSNSSLNYGGEPQSLGKPMHGSHGGHPGQNSNSPPLQTGVPQQQQQQQQPPQQQQHQNIQTQGQNTQPARQVRTRDNQVQELRQFGQDFQLAPSNTSPPQQQQPQQQQQQQVQQQQQQVQQQQQRALQQSASPPQQQQQPQQQHVVMHQVPPTHLHQAPLSQPHYVPQQQPQQAPPPQQQHVPLHLQQKAQQQQLVDAQHQHVSKQHQQQAQVQQPPPQLVQDPSQQPLPIYHTMPPPQTSPVVITSPVLLEQPPPQPMPVVQQQQQQQPQQLATPKPEVSPAPSSSTTTPTGIASTPTTGVIAGAGSDKSTPAASSATSSSTTVATGTVTVTGGASGTTPVVKKPHVLNPSAKPFTPRGPSTPNPSRPHTPQTPVPMTNIYTTTGGHVPAPPANQQIYVVQPQHPFQPPTHPQAGQPPRLRRGNYPPMAASQMHVSASAATGQPLITTGPIQQFIQYGHAPHQQQYQSHTYAPMQMRVYQDQPQQLQFMTQTPQSTTPSPGQPHQQFHPPPQPSPAGGGPQQAYTPPTQAYQFMCLHPQSLIANHYFPPPTPQHPQQNQQQYQIVMQQHQPQ